The DNA region CGCCCGTCTCCTGAGCGGGCGCTTCAACGACAAATAAGGCTGAGCCCTCCATCCATGCCGTCCCAACTCAATCGTAGAGGCAAGTCAGAGATTGTCCTATATTTATCATATGACTTATCATATATACCCACCGGTTAGGCTCATGGAAAAAAATTAACATTGACATTTTCCAATTAGAATAAATATTAGAAAGCAGTGCCCGTCATATGCTGATTTGGCGGAATTCTGAAACCACTTCGACATAAGGAGATGGCATGATATCCAAAAAGCTCAAATTTCCAGGCAGTGATAAACATAACCTGGTTGCTCAAATCAGCCTTCCGGTGGATGACAGTCCCCATGCTTTTGCATTATTTGCCCATTGTTTTACATGTACGAAAAATCTTAAAGCCGTCAATCACATCAGTAACGCACTCACCCGTGAAAAGATAGCGGTGCTGCGCTTTGATTTTACCGGGTTGGGGGAAAGCGAAGGAGATTTTGCAGACACCAATTTTTCATCGAATGTGGCCGACCTGGTGGCCGCGGCAAATTTTTTGGAAAAGGAATATAAAGCCCCGAGTATCTTAATCGGGCATTCTTTGGGAGGGGCCGCGGTCATCCAGGCGGCCTCGCAAATACCTTCCTGCAAAGCGGTGGTCACCATCGGTGCTCCTGCAGAACCTGTCCATGTTACCCGGCTCTTAAGTGACCGGAAACAGGAGATTGAGGAACAAGGGGAAGCGCAGGTCAATTTGGCCGGCAGGCAGTTTAAAATCAAGAAGCAATTTTTCCAAGATCTGGAAAAAACGCGTATGGTCGACTCCATCCGCAATCTGAAAAGTGCGCTTTTGATTTTGCACTCACCGATCGACAACACCGTGGGAATTGAAAACGCGGCAGACATTTTTCAGGCAGCCCGTCATCCCAAGAGTTTTGTTTCACTGGACACGGCGGATCACCTGTTGATGAAAGAAGAAGATTCTTTATATGTGGGGAACACAATCGCGGCATGGGCAAGCCGGTATATTGATCCGCAGATTAAACAGGCTCCGAAAACAAAAGTGCCTGATAATCGCGTGGTGGCCCGTACAGGGAGTAAAGGATATAAAACAGAGATTATGGCCAATGGCCTTCCCCTGGTTGCGGATGAGCCCATCTCTTTCGGAGGAACAAACCTGGGCCCTTCTCCTTACGACTATCTTGTTGCGGGTCTGGGAGCCTGCACGTCGATGACACTTCGAATGTACGCGGATCGAAAAAAGTGGCTCCTGGAAGAGATTGTGGTTGAGCTTTCCCACAAGAAAATTCATGCCAAAGACTGTGAGGCCTGTGAGAATAAAAAAGGATATGTGGATCAAATCGAAAGGGAAATCTCTTTAAAAGGCCCTCTGGATGACGATCAGCGCCATCGTTTAATGGAGATCGCCGATCGATGCCCGGTTCATCGAACATTGAATTCACAAGTACTGATCAATACCGTGATGAAACAGAAATGAAAAACCGTTTTCCGAGGTCCAGACACTTATCATGCTTCAAAGAGGGTACAATCACAAAACCATATGTTGCGAGTTGCGGGTCTAAATCAACGCATAATTTTTTTTAGCCACACAAATATAAAGAATTACCAAGGGGATCTTTTAATATAGAATCTATAGAATTGATGTATCACCTATGCGATGGGGTTGGGGCTGGTCTGGGGACATACATCAGTTTGGAAGTTGACAGGGTTGTTTGACTGTGATATCAACCATGTATACAACATCAATCAAGAATAGTTGTGCCGGCTTGTGGTTTGCCGCATTATTTGCAGAAGGATAGGACAAAAAATATTTGAGGGTATTATTGATACAGATGCTTTTATTAAATATAGCCAGAGCATATCCGAACCAAAATCTCATATCAAACGCTAAACTTATAAACTGATTTCTCAGAAATTTATAATAATCTAAGTCCCCAATTTCGAGTTTTTCCGCGTGCTCCATTGTCGAAACAGCTTCTCCACTGTATTGGCAGCGTCAACAGGAATTTTTGCTATGCTAAAAAACCTGCTTGCCCTTTTGATCTGTTTTCTGATCTGCAGCTGTACCCCTGCTCTTAAACCAGATCATCTCAAGGGTGGCCTGTCCTATACCCATCACCTGAATATACGTTACAACGGGGCCCGACGCAGTTATCTTTTACATGTACCCGCACTCTGGGAGCCCTCGAAGCCGTCACCCCTGGTGATTGTCCTTCATGGCGCGTTCGAAACCGCCCGTTCGATGGAAAAGCAGACCGGTTTTAGCAAACTTGCTGACAAAGAAAATTTTTTCGTACTATATCCCAACGGCATCGGCATCTTCGGTTGGCTGCAACATTGGAATGCCGGGCATTGTTGCGGAAAAGCGGCTTCCGACGATGTGGATGATGTCGGATTCATCGACATGGCTATCGAAGAAACCTGCCGCATTGTCAAGGTGGATCGCCGTCGCATTTATATGGTCGGTTTTTCCAACGGGGGTATGCTTACCCATCGCTTCGGATCCGAACGTTCGGGCCGGCTGGCGGCCATTGCCCCTTTGGCGTCATCCATAGGCGGGCGATCAAGTCCTGAGACATCTTTATGGCAAATTAAGCCGCCTGAATCCCCATTACCAGTCATTATTTTTCATGGCACAAATGATAAAGCGGTCCCCTATTCCGGAGGATTCGCCAAGGGTAAGGTTGATGGCAGGGAGTACCTTTCGGTGCCGGTATCGACCGAATTCTGGAAAACGCACAACCGGTGCCTGCCCCGGGCTGAAGAAACCTCTCTTTATCAGGGAGCCATCGTCCGTAGCACCTGGCGCGATAACCAGGGCAATATTCGGGTTCAACGATACACTGTGAATAACTGGGGGCATGTCTGGCCGGGGCCCTATTTCACTGGCACCCTCCAACCTGATCATCCGTTGCATGGATATGATGCCGCCAGGGTTATCTGGGATTTTTTCGAGGATTATCGACGCTGATACCCCAGCCACATCGGCCGAAAAGGATTTACACCAAACCATGAAAATAATTGTCTGCGGAAAAGGCGGCAGCGGTAAAAGTACAGTGGCGGCTCTTTTGGCCAGTGCCATGCACAAAAGAGGAAAAAGCATTTTCCTGGTGGATGCGGATGAATCCAATATCGGGTTGTATCGTATGCTGGGGCTGGATATGCCTGTTCCGCTGATGGACAGCCTGGGAGGGAAAAAGGGTTTCCGGGGCAAGACAAAATCAACCGGTGTGGCACTTGACGGGCCTTTATCACTATTTCCCCCGAATTTGACACTGCAAAACCTGCCCGACCGTTGTATCGCATCTTTCGGTCGTATGCGGGTGATGTCCATTGGTAAAATTCAACATTTTGCCGAAGGGTGTGCCTGTCCGATGGGAAGCCTTTTCCGCATGCTGTTTTCATCCCTCAGCTTTGAGAAACAGGATCTGGTTATGGTGGATACAGCCGCCGGTGTGGAACATTTCGGGCGCAGTCTTGACGGGCAGTGCGACCATGTGTTCTGTATAGTGGATCCCTCCTATGAATCCATTATGATGGCAAAAAGGGTGGAGGCTTTTGCCAGTGAAGCCAGGCTTCCGGTATCGATAATTCTTAACAAGATTACCCCTGACGTTGATGAAGATCTCACCACCGCCCTGGAAGGCGTGGCCATTATCGGACGTCTGCCTGACCACCGCTCACTCTTTTTGAACAATCTTAAAGGAAGAGCTCTGGACTCTGACATGCCGGAAATAGAAGCTGTGTGTGATTCGATCGAACAGGCATGGGTTTAAACCGATATATCGTCTGAAGGGATTGTTTCTGCTTCCGGATCTTTTTGAAAAATTTGATTTGAACAGCCGGACACCTCGATTTCACTTTCAAAACGGACAATACAATATAGTAAAGGGATCGTTATGGCAAAACACTCTCACCGTTTTGTAGAAACCTATGATGGATTTTTTGGGTATGGCCTGGACCGATCTTCCAATGAAAGTACAGTGCAAGTGTATCTGCAGAAATTTTCCGATGACCATTTGATGAAAACAATTCTGCAACGGATGACCGATGACGATTTAAATAAGATATTTGAGATTACCAATAAGATGATGAAAAAATATCTGACTGAACCTGAATACCATCAATTGTTTCTCAAAGAGGACAAACAATGAATAGAGGATCTATATGGAAGAAAAAATGAGCCGATGGGGCATAGGACCCACTTTTACTGCTCTTTCAATTGGTTATGGAATACTGGCCATAGCAATCAGCCGTTATTTCTACCCTGTTTTCCGTATAAGTTTTTTGCCTCCCTGGGTGCTGAATACCCTTGGGATTGCGCTGATGGCAGTTGGAATCCCTTTCTTCCTGGTTTCCGTCAAATCAGTTTCACAGGCATACAACTCTGATAAACTGGTAACAGGCGGTGTTTACAAATGTTGCCGCCATCCGTTATATGGATCATGGATGGTCTTTATTGTCCCCGGGGTTGTCCTCTTATTAAAAAGCTGGATCGGTCTGACCACACCTTTGTTCATGTACCTCATATTGCGTAATCTGGTCAAAAAGGAGGAGGACTATTTGGAATCCGTATTCGGTTCCGAATATGGTAAATATAAGAAAAAAGTGCCAAGCATAATGCCCTATGGCTGGATAAAGCCCTTGTTATAACCTGCTTCTACACAGGTTTCGCATCCTATTCAGCGCATCAATAAATATAAAATGGGGATCATCTCGTTATATGGATGTATTTTAAAAATATTAAGGAGTAAGGACGTAGGAAACTCAAATGTTTATTTCATCGGTAACAAGTCGTTCATATTCACTTGAACCCTGGACCCCTTGAATCCCCGAACCCCCTTCTTCAACTAATTTGGAGAAGATCCATAAATAGAAAACTTAAATAATGCCAACAGCAATGTTCCGCTTTTATGAGGAATTAAATGACTTTCTTCCAAAGCACCGAAGAAAAACTGATTTTGTCGCAAAATTTAAAGAAAAAAGATCAATCAAGGATATGATCGAATCCCTCGGCATTCCTCATACGGAAATCGATCTTATTCTGGTGAATGGAAAATCGGTAGATTTTAATTATATTATGGAAAATAATGACCGGGTGAGCGTATATCCGGTTTTTGAATCCTTTAATATCACCAAGGTGAGCCGGCTCAGAAAAACCCCGCTTCGCAAACATCAATTTATCGCCGATGCAAATCTTGGAAATATAGCTAAATACATGAGAGTCATGGGATTTGATTTATTTTACGATCCCTTAATTTCCGCCCGCGAAATAATTAAAATATCCAAAAGAGAAAACAGAATCATACTCACCCAAAGCAGAAAACTCCTTAAAATCAAAGATGTCACCCATGGAATTTATGTACGCCCGGGTACAGCCACCGAACAGATCAGGCGAATCATAAATTTCCTTGACATTAAAGATAAAATAAAGCCTTTTTCAAGATGTCTTCGTTGCAACAGCCAGCTAAAGAAGGTGCCAAAGGAAAATATTTTAGATCGAATCCCTCCAAAGACAAAAGAGTTCTATGATGAATATGCTCAATGCCCGCGTTGCAATAAAATTTATTGGAAAGGAACTCATTTTATCAACATGAAAAAGGTCGTCTGCCAAATACTCGATGAAACAAAACCGTAATGCTTTGTATTAATAGCTGGAGAAAAAAGGTTTTACACCTGCCGATATCTAATGGTGTGCCAAATCCGTCTTGATGAATATATGCTTTACGTTTTTTCCGGTTTCTGTCATAGTCGTTCAGTCTGACGATAATACCTGTCTTGTTTTATTGATTAACTTGAAGAATATCAATACCAGGAAGTGTGCTTATCTTAAGTAAATATGCAAACCGAATTCTTATACGAGCAATACCTGCTGCTTTATAAAAACTGAAAATGTTGAATTTATCAAATGATACTCAAGTCGTTAAAGGAAAAATATCATGTATACACATTTATTTTCCGAGCTCAACGTTGGTGGGGTTACGCTGAAAAACAGATTGACTATGGCACCGTTATACCTCGGATACGCCGGAGATGGCGGTACGGTGAGCCAGCTATTACTGGAACACTACCGGTTGATGGCTAAAAGCGGGGTGGCGATGATCGTGGTTGAAAATTCAACCATCGATCATCCCACCGGCAGCGGTTCTGACCGAACCCTGCGGTCAGATACCGATGAAAATAACGACGGACTAAAAAAGCTATCTTCCACCATTAAGCAGGAGGGGTGTGTTGCCTGTCTCCAGATCAACCACGCCGGTCGTTTTGCCGGTGTAAATCAACCGGTGGCCCCATCTGCGGTTGAAACGTTTGGTAAAGTTCCTCAGGCATTGAACAAAGCGGACATTCGGAAGGTGGTAAACCAATTTGCCGATGCGGCCTTAAGAGTTAAAAATACCGGTTTTGATATGGTCGAGCTTCATGGAGGGACCGGTTATTTACTGGCTCAATTTCTCTCCCCCAGAACCAATCAGAGAAATGATGAATACGGCGGCTCATTGGAAAACCGCCAGAGATTTGCCCTTGAGGTGGTTAACGCAGTCAAAAACAAAGTGGGAGATTTTCCGGTGGGTTATCGATTTATGGCAGATGAATGGCTACCTGACGGGCTGCAACTGGATGAATCGGTTCGTTTTGCTCGTTCTGTTGAATCTGAAGGCATTGCCTATCTTTCGGTCATGGGCGGAACCTATGAATCTTTCTTTCTTCCGGACATTATCAGCAAATCAAGAGAAAACGGCTATATGGTTGATCTCTCTGCCGCTGTCAAAAACAAAGTCCATATTCCGGTGATTGCGGCCGGTAGAATCGCCACCGGTTCTCTGGCGGAAAGCATACTCGAAGAAAAAAAAGCGGACTTAATCGGACTGGCCCGGGTTCTCTGGGCGGATCCTCAATGGCCTGAAAAAATTATGCAGGGAAAAGAAAACGATATTGTCCATTATGACCCGGGCTGCGGCGACACCTGCATGAAGCTGGTGATGAAAAGGAAACCCGCCTTCTGTGTCCGCTGGAATCATGATAAATTGGTAAAATGGAAGAATCGCATGCAAACTTGAACAATGGAGGTGACTTGATGAATAAAAAAATGCACCACTGGACCCCACCGGATCACTGGCAGAAAATCACCACCATCGACGCCCATACCGAGGGAGAACCGTTTCGCGTGATCACCGGCGGATTACCGGACCTGCCCGGTGACAGTGTTCTGGCCCGTCGGCGTTACATGAAAAAAAATCTGGATCACCTGCGTACCGCACTCATGTGGGAACCCCGAGGGCATGCAGACATGTACGGCTGTATTCTTACCCCGCCGGTGTCACCGGAGGCTGATTTTACGATTCTGTTCCTTCACAACGAAGGTTACAGCAGCATGTGCGGCCATGGCATCATCGGCATCACCCATGTGGCCATTGAAACCGGGTTGATACCCGCCAAAGCACCAGAAACCGTTGTAAAGATCGATGCTCCGGCAGGATTGGTCACCGCTCATGCCCGCATTGAAAACGACCATGTGAAAAGCGTTTATTTTCATAACGTCCCGTCTTTTGTTCTGGCGCTTGACGAAACCATCGATGTGCCGGATATGGGGCAGGTTCGCTATGATATTGCTTATGGGGGAGCATTTTATGCGTTTGTACGGGCGGAAGATGTCGGATTGCGTATCACCCCTGATGACTTTTCGGCCATCATTCAAAAAGGAATGGCCATCAAAAGAGCAATCATGGAAAGCCAGCCGATTCCGCACCCGTTTGAGGAGGACCTGAGTTTTCTCTACGGCACCATATTTACCGGCCCGGCTCATTCCAAAGACACACACAGCAGCAATGTATGCGTATTCGCCGAAGGAGAAGTCGACCGGTGCCCCACCGGAACGGGTGTCAGCGCTCGCCTTGCAATTCATCACGCCCGGGGTGAAATCCGGATTGATGAACCGATCACCATCGAAAGTATTATCAGCACACGCTTCACAGGACGTGTGGTTCGCACCACCCGATTCGGTCCCCATGAAGCAATTATTCCACAAGTGGAAGGAACCTCACGAATTACCGGACGCAATGAATTTCTCATCGACCCGGAAGATCCTTTAAAGGACGGATTCGTGCTTCGTTAAAAACAAACAAGAGGAAACGAGTTCGTTTGCAATTCCGGAGATATCTTTTATGTTTTGTTGATCCCAATAAATCCGGCGACCATCAAGGCGATTCCCGCAAAATAAAAATATCTGCCATTATCGATAAAATAGTATCCGGCAATAAGCAGGGCAATTCCTGCCATTCCTAGGAAACAAAAAAAATTTCTC from Thermodesulfobacteriota bacterium includes:
- a CDS encoding P-loop NTPase; its protein translation is MKIIVCGKGGSGKSTVAALLASAMHKRGKSIFLVDADESNIGLYRMLGLDMPVPLMDSLGGKKGFRGKTKSTGVALDGPLSLFPPNLTLQNLPDRCIASFGRMRVMSIGKIQHFAEGCACPMGSLFRMLFSSLSFEKQDLVMVDTAAGVEHFGRSLDGQCDHVFCIVDPSYESIMMAKRVEAFASEARLPVSIILNKITPDVDEDLTTALEGVAIIGRLPDHRSLFLNNLKGRALDSDMPEIEAVCDSIEQAWV
- a CDS encoding proline racemase family protein translates to MNKKMHHWTPPDHWQKITTIDAHTEGEPFRVITGGLPDLPGDSVLARRRYMKKNLDHLRTALMWEPRGHADMYGCILTPPVSPEADFTILFLHNEGYSSMCGHGIIGITHVAIETGLIPAKAPETVVKIDAPAGLVTAHARIENDHVKSVYFHNVPSFVLALDETIDVPDMGQVRYDIAYGGAFYAFVRAEDVGLRITPDDFSAIIQKGMAIKRAIMESQPIPHPFEEDLSFLYGTIFTGPAHSKDTHSSNVCVFAEGEVDRCPTGTGVSARLAIHHARGEIRIDEPITIESIISTRFTGRVVRTTRFGPHEAIIPQVEGTSRITGRNEFLIDPEDPLKDGFVLR
- a CDS encoding NADH:flavin oxidoreductase, which codes for MYTHLFSELNVGGVTLKNRLTMAPLYLGYAGDGGTVSQLLLEHYRLMAKSGVAMIVVENSTIDHPTGSGSDRTLRSDTDENNDGLKKLSSTIKQEGCVACLQINHAGRFAGVNQPVAPSAVETFGKVPQALNKADIRKVVNQFADAALRVKNTGFDMVELHGGTGYLLAQFLSPRTNQRNDEYGGSLENRQRFALEVVNAVKNKVGDFPVGYRFMADEWLPDGLQLDESVRFARSVESEGIAYLSVMGGTYESFFLPDIISKSRENGYMVDLSAAVKNKVHIPVIAAGRIATGSLAESILEEKKADLIGLARVLWADPQWPEKIMQGKENDIVHYDPGCGDTCMKLVMKRKPAFCVRWNHDKLVKWKNRMQT
- a CDS encoding bifunctional alpha/beta hydrolase/OsmC family protein, with amino-acid sequence MISKKLKFPGSDKHNLVAQISLPVDDSPHAFALFAHCFTCTKNLKAVNHISNALTREKIAVLRFDFTGLGESEGDFADTNFSSNVADLVAAANFLEKEYKAPSILIGHSLGGAAVIQAASQIPSCKAVVTIGAPAEPVHVTRLLSDRKQEIEEQGEAQVNLAGRQFKIKKQFFQDLEKTRMVDSIRNLKSALLILHSPIDNTVGIENAADIFQAARHPKSFVSLDTADHLLMKEEDSLYVGNTIAAWASRYIDPQIKQAPKTKVPDNRVVARTGSKGYKTEIMANGLPLVADEPISFGGTNLGPSPYDYLVAGLGACTSMTLRMYADRKKWLLEEIVVELSHKKIHAKDCEACENKKGYVDQIEREISLKGPLDDDQRHRLMEIADRCPVHRTLNSQVLINTVMKQK
- a CDS encoding Mut7-C RNAse domain-containing protein is translated as MPTAMFRFYEELNDFLPKHRRKTDFVAKFKEKRSIKDMIESLGIPHTEIDLILVNGKSVDFNYIMENNDRVSVYPVFESFNITKVSRLRKTPLRKHQFIADANLGNIAKYMRVMGFDLFYDPLISAREIIKISKRENRIILTQSRKLLKIKDVTHGIYVRPGTATEQIRRIINFLDIKDKIKPFSRCLRCNSQLKKVPKENILDRIPPKTKEFYDEYAQCPRCNKIYWKGTHFINMKKVVCQILDETKP
- a CDS encoding PHB depolymerase family esterase, whose protein sequence is MLKNLLALLICFLICSCTPALKPDHLKGGLSYTHHLNIRYNGARRSYLLHVPALWEPSKPSPLVIVLHGAFETARSMEKQTGFSKLADKENFFVLYPNGIGIFGWLQHWNAGHCCGKAASDDVDDVGFIDMAIEETCRIVKVDRRRIYMVGFSNGGMLTHRFGSERSGRLAAIAPLASSIGGRSSPETSLWQIKPPESPLPVIIFHGTNDKAVPYSGGFAKGKVDGREYLSVPVSTEFWKTHNRCLPRAEETSLYQGAIVRSTWRDNQGNIRVQRYTVNNWGHVWPGPYFTGTLQPDHPLHGYDAARVIWDFFEDYRR
- a CDS encoding cytoplasmic protein, translating into MAKHSHRFVETYDGFFGYGLDRSSNESTVQVYLQKFSDDHLMKTILQRMTDDDLNKIFEITNKMMKKYLTEPEYHQLFLKEDKQ
- a CDS encoding isoprenylcysteine carboxylmethyltransferase family protein, whose protein sequence is MEEKMSRWGIGPTFTALSIGYGILAIAISRYFYPVFRISFLPPWVLNTLGIALMAVGIPFFLVSVKSVSQAYNSDKLVTGGVYKCCRHPLYGSWMVFIVPGVVLLLKSWIGLTTPLFMYLILRNLVKKEEDYLESVFGSEYGKYKKKVPSIMPYGWIKPLL